A stretch of Mytilus edulis chromosome 11, xbMytEdul2.2, whole genome shotgun sequence DNA encodes these proteins:
- the LOC139495220 gene encoding transcription initiation factor IIA subunit 2-like: protein MSYQLYRNTTLGHTLQESLDDLIQCSQITPQLALKVLLQFDKAINNALANRVKNRIQLKGKLNTYRFCDNVWTFVLNNVEFREVQEFAKCDKVKIVACDGKNEVKP, encoded by the exons ATGAGTTATCAATTATACAGAAACACAACTTTGGGACATACTCTTCAAGAAAGTTTGGACGATCTTATTCaa TGCAGTCAAATCACACCACAGTTAGCCCTTAAAGTTTTACTGCAGTTTGATAAAGCAATTAACAATGCACTGGCCAACAGAGTTAAGAACAGGATACAGTTGaag gGAAAGCTGAACACTTATAGGTTCTGTGACAATGTTTGGACGTTTGTTCTCAACAATGTGGAGTTTCGTGAAGTGCAGGAGTTTGCAAAATGTGACAAGGTGAAAATAGTGGCCTGTGATGGGAAAA ATGAAGTAAAACCCTGA